In Paenibacillus sp. 1781tsa1, one DNA window encodes the following:
- a CDS encoding PrkA family serine protein kinase — MNIFERVAEHRAESDRLTWNGTFEDYIELLRKDPTPAMTAHARVYEMIESFGVEEVGGHKRYKFFEQEIFGLDRSIEKLVEEYFHSAARRLDVRKRILLLMGPVSGGKSTLVTLLKRGLEQFSRTEKGAIYAIDGCPMHEEPLHLIPLELRPEVEKEIGVRIEGNLCPSCQMRLRTEYGGDISKVPVERVIVSEDNRVGIGTFSPSDPKSQDIADLTGSIDFSTITEFGSESDPRAYRFDGELNKANRGLMEFQEMLKCDEKFLWNLLSLTQEGNFKAGRFALISADEMIVAHTNESEYKSFISNKKNEALQSRMIVMPIPYNLKVSEEEKIYAKLIQQSDMKHVHIAPHALRTAAIFSILTRLKETKKQGMDLVKKMRMYDGEEVEGYKEADLREMQNEYLDEGMSGIDPRYVINRISSALIKQNLQCINALDILRAIKDGLDQHASITKEERERYLNFIALARKEYDELAKKEVQKAFVYSFEESARTLFENYLDNIEAFCNWSKIRDPLTDEEMDPDERLMRSIEEQIGISENAKKAFREEILIRISAYSRKERKFEYSSHDRLREAIEKKLFTDLKDIVKITTSTKTPDATQLKRMNEVIKRLIEEHGYTAASANELLRYVGSLLNR; from the coding sequence ATGAATATTTTTGAACGCGTTGCGGAACATCGGGCAGAGAGTGACCGTTTGACATGGAACGGAACATTTGAAGATTATATTGAACTGCTGAGAAAGGACCCGACTCCGGCAATGACGGCTCACGCCAGAGTGTATGAAATGATTGAATCGTTTGGCGTGGAAGAAGTAGGTGGGCATAAGCGGTACAAGTTTTTTGAGCAGGAGATCTTTGGATTGGATCGATCCATTGAAAAGTTGGTTGAAGAATACTTTCACTCAGCAGCACGCCGTCTGGATGTACGTAAGCGGATCTTGCTGCTTATGGGTCCCGTAAGTGGAGGTAAATCAACGTTGGTTACGTTGCTGAAGCGGGGTCTTGAACAGTTCTCGCGGACAGAGAAAGGTGCCATATACGCCATTGATGGATGCCCGATGCATGAGGAACCGCTGCATCTGATTCCACTGGAGCTTCGTCCTGAAGTTGAAAAGGAAATTGGAGTCCGCATTGAGGGTAACCTTTGCCCATCCTGCCAGATGAGACTCCGTACCGAATATGGGGGTGATATCAGCAAGGTGCCCGTGGAACGAGTCATTGTTTCAGAAGATAATCGTGTGGGGATAGGAACGTTCAGTCCATCCGATCCGAAATCGCAGGATATTGCCGATCTGACCGGTAGCATCGACTTCTCCACCATTACCGAGTTTGGTTCTGAATCCGATCCACGTGCCTATCGTTTTGATGGGGAGTTGAACAAGGCGAACCGTGGATTGATGGAGTTCCAGGAGATGTTGAAATGTGATGAAAAATTCTTGTGGAATCTATTGTCACTCACACAGGAGGGGAATTTCAAAGCAGGACGCTTCGCCTTAATCAGTGCAGATGAGATGATTGTGGCGCATACGAATGAATCGGAGTATAAGTCATTTATCTCCAACAAGAAGAATGAGGCACTGCAATCCCGGATGATTGTTATGCCGATCCCGTACAACTTGAAAGTATCCGAGGAAGAGAAAATCTACGCCAAGCTCATTCAGCAAAGTGACATGAAGCATGTTCATATTGCACCGCATGCACTGCGGACTGCAGCCATTTTTTCCATACTTACCCGCTTGAAGGAAACGAAGAAACAAGGCATGGATCTCGTTAAAAAAATGCGGATGTATGACGGTGAGGAAGTGGAAGGTTATAAAGAAGCCGATCTGCGCGAGATGCAAAATGAGTATCTGGATGAAGGGATGTCTGGCATTGACCCGCGGTATGTCATCAACCGGATCTCCAGTGCATTGATCAAGCAAAATCTTCAGTGCATTAACGCGTTGGACATTCTGCGGGCCATCAAGGACGGTCTGGACCAACATGCTTCGATTACGAAAGAAGAGCGGGAGCGGTATCTGAATTTTATTGCTCTTGCACGCAAGGAGTATGACGAACTGGCCAAGAAGGAAGTACAGAAAGCATTTGTGTACTCATTCGAGGAGTCGGCGAGAACGTTATTCGAGAATTATCTGGATAACATTGAAGCATTCTGCAACTGGTCCAAAATTCGTGATCCACTCACAGATGAAGAAATGGACCCGGATGAGCGTTTGATGCGTTCAATCGAGGAGCAGATCGGGATCTCCGAGAATGCAAAGAAAGCGTTCAGGGAAGAGATTCTAATCCGAATCTCGGCTTACTCCCGTAAGGAGCGCAAATTCGAGTACAGCAGCCATGACCGTCTGCGTGAAGCGATTGAGAAGAAGTTGTTTACAGATCTGAAAGACATCGTCAAGATTACAACCTCAACCAAAACACCGGATGCAACCCAATTGAAACGAATGAATGAAGTGATCAAACGCTTAATTGAAGAACATGGATATACCGCAGCGAGCGCCAATGAACTGCTACGATATGTGGGCAGTCTGCTTAATCGCTAA
- a CDS encoding globin-coupled sensor protein yields the protein MSSISATRQKQLDYMGLTAGDLTLLADHRPVFKKVVNEVVDHFYNHVGNYPELVDLIARFSTIDRLKETQKMYWLSMTDGIVDDAYIEQRIAIGLVHSRIGLSEDYYLGTYMVYLDIATSIFQQVIPDSWHLVIQALSKMFNLDSQLVLEAYEKKEKEKLHQLADDQQHTLQAITQITQELTGMISELNENALAISNVAKETAASQDQAQVLLTELTGEIQQIGKMGELIREISDQSHLVGLNAAIEAAHAGEFGRGFEVVASEVRKLAASSRDAQGKIQSNLEQIMKKLSSVQQESDHTSRGARSQASRSAELAVFATTMEKLSLDLKNLEQQE from the coding sequence ATGAGCAGTATTTCCGCAACAAGACAGAAGCAACTTGATTACATGGGATTAACCGCAGGAGATCTAACACTGCTTGCCGATCATCGGCCTGTTTTTAAAAAAGTCGTTAATGAAGTGGTGGATCATTTCTACAATCATGTGGGGAATTATCCTGAATTGGTAGATCTGATCGCTCGGTTCTCTACAATTGATCGCCTAAAAGAAACACAGAAGATGTACTGGTTATCGATGACGGATGGAATCGTGGACGACGCATATATTGAGCAACGTATTGCGATTGGACTTGTGCATTCCCGTATTGGTCTGTCTGAAGATTATTATCTGGGTACCTATATGGTCTACCTAGATATTGCAACGAGCATATTCCAGCAGGTTATCCCTGATTCCTGGCATCTTGTCATTCAGGCGCTCAGCAAAATGTTCAATCTGGATTCACAGCTTGTCCTTGAAGCCTATGAGAAGAAAGAAAAAGAAAAGTTACATCAGCTTGCCGATGATCAACAACATACCTTGCAGGCGATCACGCAGATTACCCAAGAGCTTACAGGCATGATTAGTGAACTGAATGAAAATGCTCTAGCCATCTCGAATGTAGCCAAAGAAACAGCGGCTTCTCAGGATCAGGCTCAAGTTCTGCTCACGGAATTAACAGGGGAGATCCAGCAGATCGGAAAAATGGGTGAACTCATTCGGGAAATATCGGATCAGAGTCATCTTGTCGGTCTGAATGCAGCGATTGAAGCTGCTCATGCAGGAGAGTTCGGACGTGGCTTCGAAGTGGTTGCCAGTGAGGTGCGCAAGCTTGCAGCCAGTTCCCGGGACGCCCAGGGTAAAATTCAGTCCAATCTGGAGCAGATCATGAAGAAACTGAGCAGTGTGCAGCAGGAGTCAGATCATACCTCTCGCGGAGCACGTAGCCAAGCTTCACGCTCGGCTGAACTCGCTGTATTTGCAACAACAATGGAGAAACTGTCTCTGGATTTGAAGAATCTGGAACAGCAGGAATAG
- a CDS encoding LacI family DNA-binding transcriptional regulator — protein sequence MASIHDVAKEAGVSVATVSKVINDYPDVSEKTRKKVNIAIELLKYQPNVVARGLVKRRSWTVGVLLTVPFTNPFVSELLEGIKTALENSGYDLVRLSTRFDDPAYSFIKHCRSRNVDGVVVFGEGRENASIQELVDAEIPTMFVDTDMLGKRAGYITTDNANGISMSVKHLYELGHRKIAYISGTLGPAVANLRLEGYREGLRECGIPYSTIYLEVCDYSFDGGSKAARRLLALQDQPTGIVCASDMSAFGAIHEIEKHGLSVPEDISVVGFDNTYYAEVFKPGLTTVNQNIYSIGIKSIEYLIAMIENPAYSPPVVTEPSNLVIRQTTAPLKV from the coding sequence ATGGCTTCTATCCATGATGTGGCCAAGGAAGCGGGAGTATCTGTTGCAACCGTTTCCAAAGTGATAAACGATTATCCTGATGTAAGTGAAAAAACACGCAAAAAAGTCAATATAGCCATCGAATTATTGAAATATCAACCCAATGTGGTCGCACGTGGACTTGTAAAACGCCGTTCATGGACGGTAGGCGTATTGTTGACGGTTCCGTTTACGAATCCTTTTGTATCAGAATTGCTGGAAGGAATCAAGACTGCGCTGGAGAACAGTGGTTATGATCTGGTCCGGTTATCTACTCGATTCGATGATCCGGCGTACTCGTTCATCAAACATTGTCGCAGTCGTAACGTGGATGGTGTGGTGGTATTTGGTGAAGGCAGAGAAAACGCGAGTATTCAGGAATTGGTGGATGCAGAGATTCCAACGATGTTTGTAGATACGGACATGTTAGGCAAACGTGCTGGTTACATTACTACAGATAACGCGAACGGGATCTCCATGAGTGTCAAACATCTGTATGAGCTTGGACACCGCAAGATTGCTTATATCTCAGGGACACTCGGACCTGCCGTAGCTAATCTGCGATTGGAAGGATATCGGGAAGGGCTGCGAGAATGCGGCATTCCGTATTCTACGATATATCTGGAAGTTTGCGATTATTCATTTGATGGCGGCAGCAAGGCTGCAAGGAGATTGTTGGCACTTCAGGATCAGCCAACGGGGATTGTCTGTGCATCAGACATGTCTGCCTTTGGGGCAATTCATGAGATTGAAAAGCATGGACTGAGTGTGCCAGAAGATATTTCTGTTGTCGGATTCGACAACACATATTATGCTGAGGTGTTCAAACCAGGACTGACCACGGTGAATCAGAATATCTATTCGATCGGTATTAAATCCATCGAATATTTGATTGCCATGATTGAGAATCCGGCTTATTCACCACCCGTTGTGACGGAACCTTCCAATTTGGTCATTCGTCAGACGACAGCACCTTTAAAAGTGTAA